A genomic region of Streptosporangium lutulentum contains the following coding sequences:
- a CDS encoding ROK family transcriptional regulator, producing MKTATPAMARAINDRLALDLLLERGPLTAPQLRTLTGLSRPTVSDLIERLRDGGLIEVTGESGEDRRGPNARLYGIVANRAHVAGVDVRRSAIEVTIADITGRAVGSAVREIPGADGPQDLAGLMGGAVREAAAGRVLDTVVIGAPGLVDPRHGELVSENVPGWRPGLIASVRQSLGVPVILENEVNLAAVAELRTGAATGHEDFVLLWLDEGVGAAVVLGGRLRRGVSGGAGEIGLLEVNGTSFCDQTEAEAARGLGRAELAARIAKGAFALVAILDPGLVVLGGTTGRAGGDALAALVAERVGGLSPAPAEIRASTVVGNAVLQGAVLTALDLARDNAFG from the coding sequence GTGAAGACCGCGACCCCGGCCATGGCCCGCGCCATCAACGATCGGCTCGCCCTGGACCTGCTGCTTGAGCGCGGGCCGCTGACCGCTCCCCAGCTCCGCACGCTGACCGGGCTGTCCAGGCCCACCGTGTCCGATCTGATCGAGCGGCTCAGGGACGGCGGGCTCATCGAGGTGACCGGCGAGAGCGGCGAGGACCGCCGGGGCCCCAACGCGCGCCTGTACGGCATCGTGGCGAACCGCGCCCACGTGGCGGGGGTGGACGTGCGCCGCAGTGCCATCGAGGTCACGATCGCCGACATCACCGGGCGGGCGGTCGGCTCGGCCGTACGGGAGATCCCCGGAGCGGACGGGCCGCAGGACCTCGCGGGCCTCATGGGGGGCGCGGTCAGGGAGGCCGCCGCGGGCCGCGTGCTCGACACGGTCGTCATCGGCGCGCCCGGCCTGGTGGACCCCCGGCACGGCGAACTGGTGTCGGAGAACGTGCCCGGGTGGCGGCCGGGCCTGATCGCCTCGGTACGGCAGAGCCTGGGCGTGCCGGTGATCCTGGAGAACGAGGTGAACCTCGCCGCCGTCGCCGAGCTCCGCACGGGCGCGGCGACGGGGCACGAGGACTTCGTCCTGCTCTGGCTGGACGAGGGCGTCGGCGCGGCGGTCGTGCTCGGCGGCCGGCTGCGCCGCGGCGTGTCGGGCGGCGCGGGCGAGATCGGCCTCCTGGAGGTGAACGGCACGTCGTTCTGCGACCAGACGGAGGCCGAGGCCGCGCGGGGCCTCGGCCGCGCGGAGCTGGCCGCGCGGATCGCCAAGGGCGCCTTCGCCCTCGTCGCGATCCTGGACCCCGGGCTCGTCGTCCTCGGCGGTACGACGGGCCGGGCGGGCGGCGACGCGCTCGCCGCGCTGGTGGCCGAGCGCGTGGGCGGGCTCTCCCCCGCTCCCGCCGAGATCCGCGCCAGCACGGTGGTGGGCAACGCGGTGCTTCAGGGAGCCGTCCTGACGGCCCTCGACCTGGCCCGCGACAACGCCTTCGGTTAG
- a CDS encoding MFS transporter, giving the protein MSHHRAIAAVFAAHGAVAGSLATRVPWIQDHLHLGPGTLGLALLCPSIGAFVGMPLASRLAYRFGGRAATRVLLALWCAALALPALAPAPAWLFVAFLLYGTAAGMCDVVMNAHAVVLERHLGRSIISGLHGLWCVGSLAGGGIGALAAQAEVDARLHLGAIALVLLGLGAVAGRDLMPDGSTAGVPAPRRFALPSRAILAIGLVGFCGTFAEGASSNWAAVYLTEVTAAGPGVAAAGYMTFMLCMAGARLAGDRVIGRFGPVTVVRAGGAMAAVGGVIVVTARMPLLGFAGFALLGLGIAVIVPLVFTAAGNIGPTPGEGVAGIATITYLSGLTAPAVTGWVAGGVSYPAAFAMITGVMVLLTLLAPVLRPAPAAAPRTASLALTSARRPGTES; this is encoded by the coding sequence ATGAGTCACCATCGCGCCATAGCCGCCGTGTTCGCCGCGCACGGCGCCGTCGCGGGCAGCCTGGCCACCCGCGTTCCGTGGATCCAGGACCACCTGCACCTCGGCCCCGGCACCCTCGGTCTCGCGCTGCTCTGCCCGTCGATCGGCGCCTTCGTCGGCATGCCGCTGGCCAGTCGCCTGGCCTACCGCTTCGGCGGACGCGCCGCCACCCGGGTCCTGCTCGCGCTGTGGTGCGCCGCCCTCGCCCTGCCCGCCCTCGCCCCTGCTCCCGCCTGGCTGTTCGTCGCGTTCCTGCTGTACGGCACGGCGGCGGGCATGTGCGACGTGGTGATGAACGCCCACGCCGTGGTGCTCGAACGGCATCTGGGACGCTCCATCATCTCCGGGCTGCACGGCCTGTGGTGCGTGGGCAGCCTGGCCGGAGGCGGCATCGGGGCTCTGGCCGCACAGGCGGAGGTCGACGCCAGGCTCCACCTCGGGGCGATCGCGCTCGTGCTGCTCGGTCTGGGCGCCGTAGCCGGGCGCGACCTGATGCCCGACGGCTCGACCGCCGGCGTGCCCGCGCCACGGCGCTTCGCTCTGCCCTCGCGCGCGATCCTGGCCATCGGCCTCGTCGGGTTCTGCGGCACGTTCGCCGAGGGCGCGAGCTCGAACTGGGCCGCCGTCTACCTCACCGAGGTCACCGCCGCCGGCCCGGGAGTGGCCGCCGCCGGCTACATGACCTTCATGCTCTGCATGGCGGGCGCCCGGCTGGCCGGTGACCGGGTCATCGGCCGGTTCGGGCCCGTGACGGTCGTCAGAGCGGGTGGGGCCATGGCGGCCGTGGGCGGCGTCATCGTCGTCACGGCCCGCATGCCCTTGCTCGGCTTCGCCGGATTCGCCCTGCTCGGGCTGGGCATCGCGGTGATCGTCCCTCTGGTGTTCACAGCGGCGGGCAACATCGGGCCGACCCCGGGGGAAGGAGTGGCGGGCATCGCGACGATCACGTACCTGTCGGGGCTGACCGCCCCGGCCGTCACCGGGTGGGTCGCGGGCGGCGTCTCCTATCCCGCCGCGTTCGCGATGATCACCGGTGTGATGGTGCTGCTGACGCTGCTCGCACCGGTCCTGCGCCCGGCTCCGGCGGCGGCCCCGCGCACGGCGTCCCTCGCCCTCACGTCCGCCAGACGTCCAGGCACCGAGTCATGA
- a CDS encoding serine hydrolase domain-containing protein has product MPTGHAERTETGNIHETSRLATTLAHDNHVPDDVDVRLTGLLENLVARRDVHHANLAVASGDGKRRWSAASGPAGSDDHQPRPDTPFFIASVTKRFIITLVLQAHERGELELAAPIGAYLPAETIAGLHVLGGIDRTSAITVRHLASHTSGLPDYFEKRREGPSLYERLAAGHELAWSFEDAMRITREQQRPHFEPQDLTSARQKARYSDTGFQLLIRIVETVTDRSFADLLTERILGPLGLTHTWLPGHRPPDPATAAPSPLYAKRRRVELTSMIESSNDLFSTTGDLLVFQRALLDGELFGDARSLESLTERRNRLRNIPVLRYGLGTMFFTVGRLMSSGRRPVTLIGHSGVTGTWLFHCPELDLHLVGTVDQTRGQAVPFRFMTRCLDVWRT; this is encoded by the coding sequence GTGCCGACGGGTCACGCCGAGAGAACGGAGACAGGGAACATTCACGAGACATCGCGGCTCGCCACCACCCTCGCCCATGACAATCACGTTCCCGACGACGTCGACGTGCGGCTGACGGGCCTGCTGGAGAACCTCGTCGCGCGACGCGACGTACACCACGCCAACCTCGCCGTCGCGAGCGGTGACGGGAAACGGCGCTGGTCCGCCGCCTCCGGCCCCGCCGGTTCCGACGATCACCAACCGCGTCCCGACACCCCGTTCTTCATCGCGAGCGTCACCAAGCGTTTCATCATCACGCTGGTGCTGCAGGCGCACGAGCGCGGCGAGCTCGAACTGGCCGCGCCGATCGGCGCCTACCTGCCGGCGGAGACGATCGCCGGGCTCCATGTCCTCGGGGGGATCGACCGGACGTCCGCGATCACGGTGCGCCACCTCGCGAGTCATACGTCCGGGTTGCCTGATTACTTTGAGAAGCGTCGTGAAGGCCCCAGCCTGTATGAGCGCCTCGCCGCCGGGCATGAGCTGGCCTGGTCCTTCGAGGACGCGATGCGGATCACGCGCGAGCAGCAACGCCCGCACTTCGAGCCGCAGGACCTCACCTCCGCCCGGCAGAAGGCCCGCTACTCCGACACCGGCTTCCAGTTGCTCATCCGCATCGTGGAGACGGTGACCGATCGGTCGTTCGCCGATCTGCTGACCGAACGGATCCTCGGTCCGCTCGGCCTCACGCACACCTGGCTCCCAGGACATCGCCCGCCGGATCCGGCGACCGCGGCGCCCTCACCGCTCTACGCGAAACGGCGCCGCGTGGAACTGACCTCGATGATCGAGTCCTCCAACGACCTGTTCAGCACCACCGGCGATCTCCTCGTCTTTCAGCGGGCGCTGCTCGACGGCGAGCTCTTCGGTGACGCCCGCTCGCTGGAGTCGCTCACCGAGCGGCGCAACCGGCTGCGCAACATTCCCGTCCTCCGATACGGGCTGGGCACCATGTTCTTCACGGTCGGTCGGCTCATGTCATCGGGACGCCGCCCCGTCACGCTCATCGGCCACTCGGGAGTCACCGGGACGTGGCTCTTCCACTGTCCGGAGCTCGACCTGCACCTGGTCGGCACCGTCGACCAGACCAGGGGGCAGGCCGTCCCCTTCCGGTTCATGACTCGGTGCCTGGACGTCTGGCGGACGTGA
- a CDS encoding PadR family transcriptional regulator — MAHVILGLLLIAPQTFYDLIKGFEAGVALFYSASPGSIKRALDTLLTRGFIEVASVEAEGRGRKVYRLTDAGRQEFRAWMKGELTGPDMETAALSRLYFLGLLEPVERVPVLRRITARIETDLATLSALDKHLHTLDIPEEHRDLATHQRATLGYGIASHRFALDWFRDHIDRHETPNP; from the coding sequence ATGGCCCATGTGATCCTCGGTCTGCTCCTGATCGCCCCGCAGACCTTCTACGACCTCATCAAAGGATTCGAGGCCGGCGTCGCGCTCTTCTACAGCGCCAGCCCCGGCAGCATCAAACGCGCACTGGACACCCTGCTCACGCGGGGGTTCATCGAGGTCGCCAGCGTCGAAGCCGAAGGCCGGGGGCGGAAGGTGTACCGCCTGACCGACGCCGGCCGTCAGGAGTTCCGCGCGTGGATGAAAGGGGAGTTGACCGGGCCCGACATGGAGACCGCGGCGCTGTCCAGGCTCTACTTCCTCGGCCTGCTGGAGCCGGTCGAACGCGTACCGGTGCTCCGCCGCATCACGGCGCGCATCGAGACCGACCTCGCCACGCTGTCGGCCCTCGACAAGCACCTCCATACCCTGGACATCCCCGAGGAGCACCGCGACCTCGCCACCCACCAGCGCGCGACGCTCGGCTACGGCATCGCCTCGCACCGCTTCGCGCTCGACTGGTTCCGCGACCACATCGACCGGCACGAGACGCCGAACCCCTGA
- a CDS encoding dihydrofolate reductase family protein: MDVPNRRFDTVLMGLNTYRAVLDQGIGSPYAHLRQYVVSSSLDRIDDPAVELVRDPAALVRDLKREDGLDVWLCGGGGLAGSLLIEIDEMIIKSYPVVAGAGAALVDGGFRPTVFTPTDHRAFSNGAGITWYARRAGA, encoded by the coding sequence GTGGACGTCCCCAACAGGCGCTTCGACACCGTCCTGATGGGGCTGAACACCTACCGGGCCGTGCTCGACCAGGGGATCGGCAGTCCGTACGCGCACCTGCGGCAGTACGTCGTCTCCAGTTCCCTGGACCGCATCGACGACCCGGCGGTGGAACTGGTGCGCGACCCCGCCGCGCTTGTCCGGGACCTCAAGCGTGAGGACGGGCTGGACGTCTGGCTCTGCGGCGGCGGAGGGCTGGCCGGCTCGCTGCTGATCGAGATCGACGAAATGATCATCAAGAGCTATCCCGTGGTGGCGGGCGCGGGCGCCGCCCTCGTCGACGGCGGCTTCCGTCCCACCGTGTTCACCCCGACCGACCACAGGGCGTTCTCGAACGGAGCCGGTATCACCTGGTACGCGAGGCGGGCCGGCGCGTGA
- a CDS encoding serine hydrolase domain-containing protein: MKRQKIAAIAALTGVLLTTGVTAASALAEAPETGGLSATAIDHYMRDYIERTRLPGALVAVTKGDQVVHAAGYGHTAGGEMITKDTPMPLASVSKSFTALAVLHLADQGKISLDAPVRTYLPEFTMADPRAGKITVRELLQQTSGMSDQTFPELTLPAPDTLKDAVAMLRTAPLAVDPGTKEIYHNPNYTVAARLVEAVARVPFADYMATTVFDPLGMTSTRTVNTTTDLPGAGEGYIRAYGQVIKRSHPKWFINGGYGVVSTADDMAKWLITQNGAGHVFPEESIKTTQTASGVGGSNYGMGWDTGKTAGGAPQLQHTGWLLTHNSAQTLLPASGYGIAVVTNTGMISGDDAVIITDGLIDIIEGRPDAGTVPFTTTADPWLGGLTLLNLGLGFLGVYRSRGWARRRAGRPVWRLIVRLVPYALPIAFFAGLADLIGFVMNRVGTLDQITYVWLALYIWAGTGALAATAVVVSRLVHTVLARRSGTPAPLPGGPASTPAGPSPVGSVPA; this comes from the coding sequence ATGAAGAGGCAGAAGATCGCGGCGATCGCCGCTCTGACCGGTGTGTTGCTCACGACGGGGGTGACGGCGGCGAGTGCCCTGGCGGAAGCGCCGGAGACCGGCGGGCTGAGCGCGACCGCGATCGACCACTACATGCGCGACTACATCGAGCGGACCCGACTGCCCGGCGCCCTGGTCGCGGTCACCAAGGGCGACCAGGTCGTGCACGCCGCGGGTTACGGCCACACGGCCGGCGGCGAGATGATCACGAAGGACACGCCGATGCCGCTCGCCTCGGTCTCCAAGTCGTTCACGGCCCTGGCGGTGCTGCATCTCGCCGACCAGGGAAAGATCAGCCTGGACGCCCCCGTCCGGACGTATCTGCCCGAGTTCACCATGGCCGACCCCCGCGCCGGGAAGATCACCGTGCGGGAGCTGCTCCAGCAGACCTCGGGAATGAGCGACCAGACCTTCCCCGAGCTGACGCTCCCCGCGCCGGACACCCTCAAGGACGCCGTCGCGATGCTGCGGACCGCCCCGCTCGCCGTCGACCCGGGCACCAAGGAGATTTACCACAACCCCAACTACACCGTCGCGGCGCGGCTGGTCGAGGCGGTGGCCCGGGTGCCGTTCGCCGACTACATGGCCACCACCGTCTTCGATCCACTCGGCATGACGTCCACCAGGACGGTGAACACCACCACGGACCTCCCCGGCGCGGGCGAGGGGTACATCCGCGCCTACGGCCAGGTCATCAAGCGCTCCCATCCGAAGTGGTTCATCAATGGCGGCTACGGCGTCGTCAGCACCGCCGACGACATGGCCAAGTGGCTGATCACGCAGAACGGCGCCGGCCACGTCTTCCCCGAGGAGAGCATCAAGACCACCCAGACCGCGTCCGGCGTGGGCGGCAGCAACTACGGCATGGGATGGGACACCGGGAAGACCGCCGGGGGAGCGCCCCAGCTCCAGCACACCGGCTGGCTGCTCACCCACAACTCCGCGCAGACCCTCCTGCCCGCAAGCGGATACGGTATCGCCGTCGTCACCAACACCGGGATGATCTCCGGTGACGACGCGGTCATCATCACCGACGGCCTGATCGACATCATCGAGGGCCGCCCCGACGCGGGCACCGTACCCTTCACCACGACCGCGGACCCCTGGCTGGGCGGCCTGACGCTGCTCAACCTCGGACTCGGCTTCCTGGGGGTCTACCGTTCCCGCGGCTGGGCCCGCCGCCGTGCGGGCCGCCCCGTGTGGCGCCTGATCGTACGGCTGGTCCCCTACGCGCTGCCGATCGCGTTCTTCGCCGGCCTCGCCGATCTGATCGGCTTTGTGATGAACCGGGTGGGCACGCTGGACCAGATCACCTACGTCTGGCTCGCGCTGTACATCTGGGCCGGCACCGGTGCGCTGGCCGCCACCGCCGTCGTCGTCTCCCGTCTCGTCCACACCGTCCTCGCCCGCCGCTCGGGCACCCCCGCCCCGCTTCCGGGCGGACCGGCGTCAACGCCGGCCGGTCCCTCTCCCGTGGGTAGCGTGCCTGCATGA
- a CDS encoding DUF4097 family beta strand repeat-containing protein, with amino-acid sequence MRSLGVVAGAVALVALLTGCGLAGPSEEDTASYDVTDKVNAIQIEADSGGIEVTESDRQDIHVIERLSWRKNKPVASHETQGDTLVLKFTCPGSWIGGTNCEVGYQVEIPRGLSVKATSDSGEVTLRDLSGDVDVTSDSGMIDAGGLAGKQVVSKTDSGAITLAFTAQPDKVKTSTDSGRTEVRVPEGPYNIAATTDSGTKEIDATHDASAPRSITLSSDSGAIEVLGS; translated from the coding sequence ATGAGGAGCTTAGGTGTGGTCGCGGGCGCGGTGGCGCTCGTGGCGCTCTTGACGGGGTGTGGCCTCGCCGGCCCCTCCGAGGAGGACACGGCGTCCTACGACGTCACGGACAAAGTGAACGCGATCCAGATCGAGGCCGACTCGGGCGGAATCGAGGTGACCGAGTCCGACCGGCAGGACATCCACGTGATCGAGCGCCTCAGCTGGCGCAAGAACAAGCCCGTCGCCAGCCATGAGACGCAGGGCGACACCCTGGTGCTTAAATTCACCTGCCCCGGCAGCTGGATCGGCGGCACGAACTGCGAAGTCGGCTATCAGGTCGAGATCCCCCGAGGACTGAGCGTCAAGGCCACCAGCGACTCCGGGGAGGTGACGCTGCGGGATCTGTCCGGCGACGTGGACGTGACCAGCGACTCAGGCATGATCGACGCCGGCGGGCTGGCGGGCAAACAGGTCGTCTCGAAGACCGACTCGGGCGCCATCACTCTCGCCTTCACCGCTCAGCCCGACAAGGTCAAGACGTCGACGGACTCCGGCAGGACCGAGGTGCGCGTGCCGGAAGGGCCCTACAACATCGCCGCCACTACGGATTCAGGCACCAAGGAGATCGACGCGACGCACGACGCCTCGGCTCCACGCTCGATCACCCTGTCCAGCGATTCCGGTGCGATCGAGGTCCTCGGATCCTGA
- a CDS encoding DUF3566 domain-containing protein has translation MTAIEDDKQKGDSTVRIRPAEPNRTPWSPGGLSSSASSSEGADKKASDTTPRPPRKAHLVLRRVEPWSAMKFSFVVSLVCFVVLFIAVAVLYMVLSGLGVFENIIQTVNQLTTADGKSTSDVDIASWFEPVRILGYTALIGAVNVVLITAMSTLGAVIYNIASDLVGGVEVTFSEAE, from the coding sequence GTGACGGCGATCGAGGACGACAAGCAAAAGGGCGATTCCACGGTTCGGATCCGCCCGGCAGAGCCGAACCGTACTCCCTGGTCGCCGGGAGGGCTGTCTTCTTCGGCGTCCTCCTCGGAGGGGGCGGACAAGAAGGCCTCGGACACAACTCCCCGGCCACCGCGCAAGGCGCACCTGGTGCTGCGCCGTGTCGAGCCGTGGTCCGCCATGAAGTTCAGCTTCGTGGTGTCTCTGGTCTGTTTTGTGGTGCTGTTCATCGCGGTCGCGGTTCTTTACATGGTCCTGTCCGGGCTTGGGGTGTTTGAGAACATCATCCAGACGGTGAACCAGCTGACGACGGCCGACGGCAAGTCCACCAGCGACGTGGACATCGCCTCCTGGTTCGAGCCGGTCCGCATCCTTGGCTACACCGCCCTGATCGGCGCGGTGAACGTGGTGCTGATCACCGCCATGTCGACCCTCGGCGCTGTGATCTACAACATCGCCTCCGATTTGGTCGGCGGCGTGGAGGTCACGTTCAGCGAGGCCGAATAG
- the gyrA gene encoding DNA gyrase subunit A: MTEVNTPPGPPVDRVEPVDIQSEMQRSYMDYAMSVIVSRALPDVRDGFKPVHRRVLYAMYDGGYRPDRGYFKCSRVVGDVMGSYHPHGDSSIYGTVVRMAQPWALRYPLIDGQGNFGSPGNDPPAAMRYTECKLAPIAMEMLRDIDKDTVDLIPNYDGRSQEPVVLPARFPNLLVNGSAGIAVGMATSIPPHNLREVSEGVKWCLQNPDATDEELLEALIARVKGPDFPTGALIVGRRGIDDAYRTGRGSITMRAIVEVEEDAKGRQCLVATKLPYQVNPDNLALTIAESVKDGRITGIADVRDESSSRVGQRLVIVLKRDAVAKVVLNNLYKHTQLQTTFGANMLALVDGVPRTLRLDQFVRHYVSHQIEVVVRRTRYLLRKAEERAHILRALLRALDRMDEVIALIRRSASASAAQGGLMTLLEIDEIQAQAILDMQLRKLAALERQQITDEYDALMAHITDYQDILASPERQRTIVFDELSEVAAKYGDDRQTEIIAYEGDMSIEDLLAEEDMVVTITRGGYAKRTNTDLYRAQKRGGKGVRGAQLRQDDIVDHFFVTTTHHWLLFFTNKGRVYRVKAYELPDSGRDARGQHLANLLAMQPDEVVMEVLDLRDYDVAPYLVLATRSGLVKKTRLSEYDSPRTGGLIAINLREDDEVIAARLISEEDDLLLVSRGAQSIRFTASDEALRPMGRATSGVIGMRFLDGDELLAMNRMADGDHVLIATEGGYAKRTPAEQYPLQGRGGKGVLTAKIVSARGKLVGAAMVRPEDEVFAITSVGGVIRTSAGEIKQSGRQTMGVRLMNLAEGDSVVALARNAETLETEENGEGE, from the coding sequence GTGACGGAAGTGAACACTCCGCCTGGACCTCCGGTCGATCGTGTCGAACCGGTGGACATCCAGTCCGAGATGCAGCGCAGCTACATGGACTACGCGATGTCGGTCATCGTCTCGCGTGCTCTGCCGGACGTCCGGGACGGTTTCAAGCCGGTCCACCGCCGGGTCCTGTACGCCATGTACGACGGCGGCTACCGGCCCGACCGCGGTTATTTCAAGTGCTCCCGCGTCGTCGGCGACGTCATGGGCTCCTACCACCCGCACGGTGACTCGTCCATCTACGGCACCGTCGTGCGAATGGCCCAGCCCTGGGCGCTGCGCTACCCGCTGATCGACGGGCAGGGCAACTTCGGCTCGCCGGGCAACGACCCGCCGGCGGCGATGCGCTACACCGAGTGCAAGCTCGCGCCGATCGCCATGGAGATGCTGCGCGACATCGACAAGGACACCGTCGATCTCATCCCCAACTACGACGGGCGCTCCCAGGAGCCCGTGGTCCTCCCGGCGCGGTTCCCGAACCTGCTGGTCAACGGGTCCGCCGGCATCGCGGTCGGCATGGCGACCAGCATCCCGCCGCACAACCTGCGGGAGGTGTCCGAAGGCGTCAAGTGGTGCCTGCAGAACCCCGACGCCACCGACGAGGAACTCCTCGAAGCGCTGATCGCCAGGGTCAAGGGCCCCGACTTCCCCACCGGCGCGCTGATCGTCGGCCGCCGCGGCATCGACGACGCCTACCGGACCGGCCGCGGTTCGATCACCATGCGGGCGATCGTGGAGGTCGAGGAGGACGCCAAGGGCCGCCAGTGCCTGGTCGCCACCAAGCTGCCCTACCAGGTCAACCCGGACAACCTCGCGCTGACGATCGCCGAGTCGGTGAAGGACGGCCGGATCACCGGCATCGCCGACGTCCGCGACGAGAGCTCCTCCCGGGTCGGCCAGCGCCTGGTGATCGTGCTCAAGCGCGACGCGGTCGCCAAGGTCGTGCTGAACAACCTCTACAAGCACACCCAGCTGCAGACCACCTTCGGCGCCAACATGCTGGCCCTGGTCGACGGCGTCCCGCGGACGCTCCGGCTCGACCAGTTCGTCCGCCACTACGTCTCGCACCAGATCGAGGTCGTGGTCCGCCGGACGCGCTACCTGCTGCGCAAGGCCGAGGAGCGGGCGCACATCCTGCGTGCCCTGCTGCGGGCCCTCGACCGGATGGACGAGGTCATCGCCCTGATCCGGCGGTCGGCGTCGGCGTCCGCGGCCCAGGGCGGCCTGATGACGCTGCTGGAGATCGACGAGATCCAGGCACAGGCCATCCTCGACATGCAGCTGCGCAAGCTGGCCGCTCTGGAGCGCCAGCAGATCACCGACGAGTACGACGCGTTGATGGCGCACATCACCGACTACCAGGACATCCTGGCCTCGCCCGAGCGGCAGCGGACGATCGTCTTCGACGAGCTCTCCGAGGTCGCGGCGAAGTACGGCGACGACCGCCAGACGGAGATCATCGCCTACGAGGGCGACATGTCGATCGAAGACCTCCTCGCCGAGGAGGACATGGTCGTCACGATCACCCGTGGCGGCTACGCCAAGCGCACCAACACCGACCTCTACCGGGCGCAGAAGCGCGGCGGCAAGGGGGTGCGCGGCGCGCAGCTGCGCCAGGACGACATCGTCGACCACTTCTTCGTCACGACGACCCACCACTGGCTGCTGTTCTTCACGAACAAGGGCCGGGTCTACCGGGTCAAGGCCTACGAGCTGCCCGACTCCGGCCGCGACGCCCGCGGTCAGCACCTGGCGAACCTGCTGGCCATGCAGCCGGACGAGGTCGTGATGGAGGTCCTGGACCTCCGTGACTACGACGTCGCCCCGTACCTCGTGCTGGCCACCCGTAGCGGTCTGGTGAAGAAAACCCGCCTTTCCGAATACGACTCGCCGCGCACGGGTGGCCTCATCGCCATCAACTTGCGCGAAGATGACGAGGTGATCGCCGCCAGGCTGATATCGGAGGAGGACGACCTCCTCCTGGTCTCCCGCGGAGCCCAGTCCATCCGCTTCACCGCCTCCGACGAGGCCCTTCGGCCGATGGGCCGGGCGACCAGCGGTGTGATCGGCATGCGATTCCTCGACGGCGACGAGCTGCTGGCGATGAACCGGATGGCCGACGGCGACCATGTGCTGATCGCGACCGAGGGCGGATACGCCAAACGCACCCCCGCTGAGCAATATCCTTTGCAGGGAAGAGGCGGAAAGGGCGTCCTGACTGCCAAGATCGTCAGTGCGCGTGGCAAGCTGGTTGGCGCGGCCATGGTCAGGCCCGAAGACGAGGTTTTCGCGATCACGTCGGTCGGCGGGGTTATCCGGACCAGCGCAGGAGAGATCAAGCAGTCGGGCCGCCAGACCATGGGGGTGCGTCTGATGAATCTCGCGGAGGGTGACAGCGTCGTGGCTCTCGCCCGCAATGCAGAGACTTTGGAAACTGAGGAAAACGGGGAAGGGGAATAG